A single genomic interval of Cystobacter ferrugineus harbors:
- a CDS encoding zinc-dependent alcohol dehydrogenase family protein, whose product MNAYEIRDGFGLDKLVRCERPDPRPGPFQVRVRVKATSLNYRDLMMVRGQYNPKQKLPLIPNSDGAGVVDAVGPGVTRVKVGDRVMGLFAQNWLAGEPTRASHAQTLGGPLDGALSDTMLLHEDGAVPTPAYLSDEEAATLPCAAVTAWSALVTQGALKAGDTVLLQGTGGVSLFGLQIARMMGARVLLTSSRDDKLERARALGAHECINYVSTPDWDKAARTLTGGVGVDHVVEVGGAGTLERSLRAVRTGGTVSVIGVLSGGAGAVPVTPILMNNLRVQGIFVGHRQSFEALNRAFTLHGVRPVVDRVFPFAEARAAFEYLQSGAHFGKVVIRMD is encoded by the coding sequence ATGAACGCCTACGAGATTCGCGATGGATTCGGACTGGACAAACTGGTGCGCTGCGAGCGGCCAGACCCGCGGCCCGGCCCCTTCCAGGTGCGCGTGCGGGTGAAGGCCACGAGCCTCAACTACCGCGACCTGATGATGGTGCGGGGTCAATACAACCCGAAGCAGAAGTTGCCCCTCATTCCCAACTCGGACGGCGCCGGCGTGGTGGACGCCGTGGGTCCGGGCGTCACCCGCGTGAAGGTGGGTGATCGGGTGATGGGACTCTTCGCGCAGAACTGGCTCGCCGGCGAGCCCACACGCGCCTCACATGCCCAGACGCTCGGCGGGCCCCTGGATGGAGCGCTCTCCGACACGATGCTGCTCCACGAGGACGGCGCGGTGCCCACGCCCGCGTACCTGTCGGACGAGGAAGCCGCCACGCTGCCGTGCGCGGCCGTCACCGCCTGGAGCGCCCTCGTCACCCAGGGCGCACTGAAGGCCGGAGACACCGTGCTGCTCCAGGGCACCGGAGGCGTCTCGCTCTTCGGGTTGCAGATCGCCCGGATGATGGGCGCGCGGGTGCTCCTCACCTCCAGCCGGGACGACAAGCTGGAGCGCGCCCGGGCGCTGGGCGCTCACGAGTGCATCAACTACGTGAGCACGCCCGACTGGGACAAGGCGGCCCGGACCCTGACGGGCGGCGTGGGCGTGGATCATGTGGTGGAGGTGGGCGGCGCGGGCACGCTGGAGCGCTCGCTGCGCGCCGTGCGCACCGGTGGCACGGTGTCCGTCATCGGCGTGCTCAGCGGCGGCGCGGGCGCGGTGCCCGTCACCCCCATCCTCATGAACAACCTGCGCGTGCAGGGCATCTTCGTCGGCCACCGCCAGTCCTTCGAGGCGCTCAACCGGGCCTTCACCCTGCACGGCGTCCGCCCCGTGGTGGACCGCGTCTTCCCCTTCGCCGAGGCCCGCGCCGCCTTCGAGTACCTCCAGAGCGGCGCGCACTTCGGCAAGGTCGTCATCCGCATGGACTGA